The genomic interval GCGGCGACCCATCTAGCGGACACCGAGCTTGCGAATCAGCAGCCAGTCGGTTGCTCGATCGGGCCACGTTCCGATGTCGGAACCTTGGACCGAGCGCATTCCGTACCCGTGTCCGCCGTTCTGATAGATGTGCAATTCTGCCGAGACGCCCGACTTCTTTAATCCGGCGTAAATCAAAACGCTGCCGATCGACGTCGAGCGATCGTCATGCGTGTGTACGATGAAAGCCGGCTTGCACTCGGACGTCAGCACGATCCCCGGCTTCAATTCGCCGCTGTCATCGGTGACTTGCCAAGGATAGACGAGTAAAGAGAAATCAGGCTTCCAAGACTTCTGATCCACCTCATCGATCGCGTCGTAAGCAGACTTAGTCGCCGTGTGCAGGTAAGCACCGACTTGTCCACCTGCGGAAAACGCGAGCACGCCGACCCTTGTCGGATCGATGTTCCACTGGTTGGCATTGGCTCGCACGAGACTGATCGCACGCTGGGCATCTTGCAACGGACGCAGATAGGCGGGTTCGCCAGCCGGAGTAGATTCGTTGGTTCGATAGTTGAGCACAAACGCTGCGATACCCAGTTGGTTCAACCAGATCGCCGCTTCGCTTCCCTCCTTGTCCGGCACGACTTTGCCGAATCCGCCGCCGGGCAAGATCACCACTGCGGTACCACACGGATTGTCCGGCAAAAAAACATCCATCGTGGGTCGGCGAATGTTGACCAAACGCGTGATCGGGGGATCTTCCTCGGGTCGCGGCGGCGATTTGACACCGGTTTCTCGCGAAGTTTCCATCGGTGCCAAATCAGGCCAAACGTCAATCGTTTTCGGCTCGACGGCATGGACGGTGGAAGTGAACACCAATGCTGCAAACAGTAGGCAAGTGTCACGCAAAGAAATCATTTCGGCACCGTGTCGATGGATGGGATATCAGAGTCAAGTCACTCAAAAGCGGGCAACTCAAGACCGGGCGACTAAAAACGATGGGGAGAGTTCTCTCAGGTCGCCAATCAACCATTCTAGTCGATAGGTTGTCAATGTTGAGCGTTGCTGGACAAGGCAGCGATCCTTGTCGGGCAAGAATTGCAGTATTTTGGCGATCAAGGCATTCTTGTCGCGATGCGCCCTTTACAATAGGCCGCTTCCGACTTGCAGCAAGTTCCAGCAAGCCGTCATCGATCCACATTTCACCATGGAGTCCTCCCACATGTCCGCCTCCCTTCTCCGACTGTTCACTGTCTCGTTCCTGCTCTTGGCTGGCTCTGTTGCCGGGGCTGCCGATGGCAAATGGGAATCACTTTTCGATGGCAAGACCCTCAAGGGATGGGATAAAGTTGGAAGTGAAGACAGTGAATGGAGCGTCAAGGAAGGGTTGCTGACTGGTTCAGGCCAAGCATCGATGCTGGTCTACTCAACTCGCCCCTACAAGAATTTTCGTTATCGCGCCGAAATCAAGATCAATGACGGCGGCAACTCAGGGATGTACTTTCGCACAACACCCAAACCAGGGTTCACGGACGGTTACGAAGCCCAAATCGATAGTACGCACAGCGACCCGATTCGAACCGGCTCCATCTACGGCATGTGTCACGTCTACCAGCAGCACGTCAAGCCCGACACGTGGTTCCATTACGAAATCGAAGTTCGTGATGACGTTTGGCGTGGACGTGAAATGACACGTATCAAAGTGACCATCGATGGCAACGAACTGTACGAATACCTGGACTTCGACAAGACCTTCAAAGAAGGTCACTTCGCATTTCAGCAACACGACCCAGGCAGCATCGTTCACATCCGCAAAGTCGAAGTGATGGAACTGCCATAAAGCCCACCCCTAATGGGATTCGCCAGGATTCCCACCCAACCGCTTGGCGACCACTCACCATCCCTTCACCGGCTCACGACGCTCCCCAACAAGAACGATGAAAACTCAACTCTTTGCCAATCCACTCGTCGCGTTCATTTGCGTGGCATGCGTATTCTGCAGCACCGCGTCCGCTCAATCCCTACCGCTGGTGCATCCGCTGTTCACCGACCACATGGTCTTACAACGCGACATTGAAACGCCAGTCTGGGGATGGACCACACCAGGCGAAAAGATCTCTGTGGAGTGCGCCGGCCATTCGGCGAACGCGACGGCCGATGCTGACGGTCGTTGGATGGCCAAGCTCGCCGCGTTGCCTGCGGGTGGGCCTCACGAATTGACCGTGACCGGACCGTCATCGATCACGATCAGCGACGTTCTTGTCGGCGACGTCTGGATCTGCTCGGGTCAGTCCAACATGGAGTGGTCGGTCCAGATTTCCAACAATGCCGCAGCAGAGATCGCGGCGGCCGACCATCCCAAGTTGCGGCTGTTCACCGTTCCCAAACGCGTTTCGACCGAGCCTCAGCAGACGGTCAACGCTCAATGGCAACTCTGCACGCCGCAAACCGTCCCCCAGTTCAGCGCCGTGGGCTACTACTTTGGTCGTGACCTGCAACGCGAATTGAACGTGCCGATCGGCTTGATCCATACGTCGTGGGGCGGAACGATCGCCGAAGCGTGGACGAGTGCGGAGTCCCTCAACACGATGGAAGACTTCCGCCCGGCTGTTTCCGCATTCCAGCAGATGGCCGAGGCACAGAAAAACGGCACCAATTCACTCGATGCGGCGATGGCCAAATGGTGGAACGACAACGATCCGGGTTCCAAACAGTCCTGGTCCCGGCCAGACGCCGCAACGGATGCCTGGAAAGAAATGACCGTGCCTGGTAACTGGGAAGACCGTGGCTTGGGGCAATTTGATGGCATCGTGTGGTTTCAAAAAGAGTTTGAGTTGTCAGAGGCGGCCGCTGCCAAGGATGCCGTATTACATCTCGGTCCCATCGACGACCGCGACACCACGTGGGTCAACGGAAAGCAAGTCGGCAGCATGAACGAATGGCTTCCGTCACGTGATTACAAACTTCCTGCCGGCACACTCAAGGCCGGACGAAACGTGATCGCGATCCGAGTGCTCGATACCGGGGGCGGCGGCGGTCTGCACGGTCAACCAGATCAATTGCGAGTGGAGATTCCCGGCGGCGAATCCGTCGCACTGGCCGGTCAATGGAAATACTCCGTCAGCACACCACTGGAAAAGACTTCGCCAGTGCCACAGCAACTCAACAGCAATCCCAACGTGGTCACCGTGCTGTACAACGGCATGCTCGCGCCGTTGGTTCCCTACGCCATCAAAGGTGCGATCTGGTACCAGGGCGAATCCAATGCCGGTCGCGCGAGGCAATACCGCACATTGTTGCCAACCATGATCCACGATTGGAGGCAACAATTCGGTGTCGGCGATTTTCCTTTTCTCGTCGTCCAGCTCGCCAACTTCATGAAGGTCCAAGAGCAGCCGGTCGAAGGCGGTTGGGCGGATTTGCGTGAAGCACAATCGCTGACCGCACGAAACGACGAGAACGTCGGACTGGCCTTGGCGATCGACATCGGCGAAGCCAACGACATTCACCCACGTAACAAGCAGGAGGTCGGTCGCCGGCTTGCCCTGTCCGCTCTCGGAATCGCCTACGACAAAGAAGTCGTCTACAGCGGACCCGAATACGCGTCGGCCGATTTCCGAGACGGAAAAGCCATTGTGAAGTTCAACCACGTCGGTGGCGGCCTGAAGGCCAAAGGCGACAAGCTGATCGGCTTTGCCATCGCCGGTGAGGACAAAAAGTTTGTCTGGGGCGATGCAGTTGTCCAGGGCGACACGGTCGTCGTATCATCACCAGCAGTCCCCCAACCCACGGCGGTTCGCTACGGTTGGGCCAACAATCCGACGTGCAACTTGTACAACGCCGCTGACTTGCCCGCGTCACCCTTCCGTACCGACGAAGACTGATCGATTGTGGTGACCTGCACGTGGGATAGGCTGGATGGCTTATCCCACTGCGAATCATCCCGTTGCGTTAGGGTTTGTCATTTCCGATTCGGAAAAGATCAGTCTCTCCGCGCAAGTAGATCTGGCCATTTGAGATCGCCGGTGATGCAAAGGCTCTCTGGCCGAGCGGGTTCTCGGAAACGACATCAAACGCGTCACCAGAACGCACGATCGTCATCACGCCTTCGTCACTGAGAAAATACACCAGTGATCCGGTGGTGACCAACGACGCGCTAAAGTGAGGGCTCATCCTTTCTCGCCAAACCTGCTCGCCGGTTTCCGTGTTGAAACAGTGAGCGATCCCACGATCGTCGGCGACATACAGATGATTGCCGGCCACGACCGGTGACGGGACATAGGACTTGGCCTCCGTGCTGTGCCATGCCACATGAGTATCGGTCACGTCGCCACTGCCGTCTTTGCGAATTCCCATCACGTGATGTGTGGGAAAGCCGGCCGACATGTAGTACTTGTCCGCATCATCGACCATCGAGGCCACAAACTGCTCCGTAGGCCCCTCGACGGTCCACCAAGTCGATCCGTCGCGTGGGTTCAAGCTGGTGATCTGCTTGCTGCCGGAAAAGACGATGTGTGGTTGCCCGTTCACTTCACGCAACAGTGGCGTGACATAGCTGCGAGTCTTGTGACGACGCGGCGTTTTCCAGACCGTCTGCCCGGTGTTCCGATCCAACGCGACCACGTAGGAGTCGCCGTCATGATCGCCGTTGACGATCACAAGCGATTCGAACAGCAGAGGACTGCTACAGTAGCCGTGAACGCTTGAAAACTGCCCCGGACGAACGAGCCATTCTTGATTTCCGTCAAAATCGTATGCCGCAACGACCATGTTGCCCGAAGCGGTTTCCGCGTCTGAGTCGGCGGCGTCTTGGTTCGTGTTTTCCAGAAAAGTCACATAGACCAGCGAACCATCGGTGGCCGGCGTCCCCGAGGCAAAACTGTTCAGCTTGTGTTTCTTTTCCAGGGGTGCGTCGATGACGGTCTTCTGCCAACGCAAATCTCCTGATTCGGTGTCAAAGCAGAGCAGTTCTCGTTTTTGATCGTCAAGCAAGCAGGTGGTGACGAAAACATTTTGACCGTGAACGATCGGCGAAGAATGGCCGACGCCAGGCACGGGAACTTTCCAAACAACACCTTCGCCCGTTTCCCCGTTCCATTTTGTCGCTGCGCTCGCTTCCATGCTGGTCCCATCGCCACGCGGTCCCCGCCAAGCCGGCCAATCCTCGCCCCAAGCCGGCGACAGGGTCAAACAAAGCACGGACAACAGCAATGCAGAGGGCAATCTCATGGCGGAACAGATACTGAGGGGAGTGGTGGGACTGTCAGCGCGAAGCACTACGTCGTCAGGGAATTGTTGCATTCTCGCCGTAATGGGATTCGCCAAAATTCGTTGTGCTTAGGGTCGGTTGGTGTAGCCGGAAAGTTGCGCGCGAGCGGCTGAAGCCTGGACTCCAACTGCAAAACGTAATGGGATTCGCCAGAATCCCCTTCTTTCCAAGCCTACTCAGGAATTCTGGCGAATCCCACTACGAAAAGGTTGAGCGATGTTGCGTAAGGCAGGATCCATAGTATAGCAAGCAATCTGAAATCAAATTGCGACCGACAAAATCACGGCAAGGGAACAGCAGGCCAATGTACGAAACGACTTACGGCGACCGCGTCTTGAGGGGTGCTGAGGCGAGATTGATCGCGCATGCTGCGTGGAGATTCACCGACGACTTGCGCAATCATGTGCCGTCCGATGGCAGGGCTGATATGAACCGGGGCGACAGCGTCATCTTTGAAGCATTGTCGCCGGAACAGAAGATCGTGATGATCGACCGCGTCACTCTTTACTTACTCGATGAAACGGTCGATGCGCCTCCCTGCACGGCATTACTGGATGCGACGATCGCAGCGTTGTATCGACAGGTCTACGATTCGGTGAACATCGAGATCGATCTCGATCACACGTCGTCAACTTCAGGCCCAGAGGGAACCCTGGAGCGTGAACAGGTCATCGAGGCCTACCTCGTGAATGCGGACGTAGAGGATCCAGATTTCGAGGCACCGGACCCCGAGTGTCAGGACTTGAGCATTTGGCAAGGTATCATCGATAGTCTACGTGATCGAGTTCTGCAGGACGAAGATTGGCTTTTGGAATCTCCCCTGATGGATATCGATCCAGATGAATCTCATGCTGTTCGGCAAATCGCCGGGATCGATCGTGACTATTTCACTGACATCGCACCCGACGCGGACGTCGAGCAAGCCGCGTTGGCATGGAGCAATATGCTGAAGCGGCTCACGGGCGAGCGAGTAGAAACATGGCGTTTCGGAGGTCACATTCCTGGGCCGCTGGAGCAAGACTTGCCGCCGCCGCTCGATGTGCTGAGGTTTGATGACGAGAACGAATCGTTCCATGAAGAGCAGGTCTCTACGGCGGATTGGGAGCAACTCGAACCCGTCTTGCTGTCCGACGTGATTGAGGAAATGCAGTGCGGCAACAGTGAGTGGTCATCGTTCGTCAACAAGCGAACCGGAAAAGTCATCGGCCTGCCTGCGGATATTTTTTCCTACCTGGAGGATGAGGCGGCAGGTGATTCGACAGGTTATTTTGGCAATGGGACAGACGAGATGCTGCAAGAGGCCAGAGAGATCGAGGAGTCGAATGATTACGAGCCCCTGCCCAGTTCTTACGATATTCACGAATGGGAAATCATGCGTGAATTCTGTGAGTCGTTGCCGAATGAAGAAGATCGGGAGCAGCTTGAAAATGCGATTCACGGCAAAGGTGCCTTTCGCAAGTTCAAAGAAGCTGTCCGAGAACTGAGCATGGAGTTTGAATGGTTTCAGTTTCGTGACTGGAAATTCGAACTGATCGCAATTCGTTGGCTGGAAGAAAACTCGATTCAATGGGTGCGCGAGAGAGTTGCCCCGGACGAGCCTCCGTTCTGAGACCGTTCGCGAGGTGGGTTGTCAGCAATGTTGCAAGTGTCGCGAAACAGGCAAAGTGTTTCCGATCGCACCTGGAGCCGCTGCGGGGAGTATAATCGGAACTCCCGCCTGCCCTGCCTCGCTTCCCCGCCTTGCCGACGCTCCCGTGAACCTGATGAACGTCATCCTACGTTTGTTCTTGATCGTGCTGCCCATGGTTGCTAGCGCAGCAACTGTTTCCGCAGCAGAATCGTTTGAGTCGTTCTTGAACACACACTGCTTGCGGTGTCACGGGCCAGAGAAAGTCGAGAGGGACTTGCGGATCGACCAATTATCGCGTGATTTCAAAGTCGGAGCCGATAGCCATCTGTGGGCCGAGATTGTGGAGCGGATCAATGCGGGAGAGATGCCGCCCGCGGAAGAACCACAGCCCACGGAAGATGAGATTGCCAGTGTCGTCACGCAGCTTGATGCTCGCATCCGCGAAGGAAGGGCGGCGAGAATGGCGACTCGGCCACCGGTCGCACACTATCGTCTCAGTCGACGCGAATACCAAAACACCGTCTACGATTTACTCGGTGTTCGCTACGATCCGACTCAACCCGGTGAGCTGAATGCCGATCCTCTTTGGCAAGGTTACGAACGAATTGGCGCGTTGCTTTCATTGTCGCCGTCGCACGTGGAAAGGTACTACCGAGCGGCAGAGATCGTTTTGGATCGTGCGTTTCCTCAACAGTCGGTCACGTCACAAACCATTCGCAAAACGGCGGCTGAGATTCGTTACGGTGGCGGCAAGCAACAACAGGAATATCTCGATCGATTTGGCATCAAGCGTCCGCTTCGCGCCTTGATCTTTCCGGGACGACTACAAGCTGCGTTGCGTCCCAACTGGCTGGGACGCGTTGGGCCCGAACACAGTGGATTGTATCGTGCCAGAATACAGGTCAGCGGGATTCGCCCTCCCGGCGGCCAACGGGCACACTTGCGGATCGGCCAGAGCACGGGTGAAGCGACGAACGAAGGACTGATTGAACTGGATGTCTTGGCACCAGAGGACCAACCGGAGATCATTGAGTTCGAAGTGTTTTTAGAGATGCCCGCAAGTCTCGATTTCAACGTCGTTGTCACCGACATCATTTCACGAGACAAAGGTGGCCATCATCGCAACATCCTGGGCGGTTCCAACTACATCTTCACTCATACCAGTGAGACTCAGTTGTTGAATCCGACCGGACCCAAACTCTTTGATGAATCCGGCAACGGGATTTTTTCGTTCGTGTTGCTGGATTGGATCGAGTGGGAGGGACCGATCGAGAGCGACACCGAGCGGGCGACACGCGTCGGTTTGTTTCCGCCTAATGACGCTAGCCTGGACACGGTCACCGATCATTTGCAGCGATTCGCCCAGCGTGCTTGGCGACGTCCGGTCAATCCGACGGAGCTACAGCACTACCTCAATGCCTACGAGACGGAACTTGCCGCCGGTGAAAGCGTCTCGTCTGCGTATCGAGTTGCTTTGCTGGGCGTGCTGACCTCGCGAAACTTTGCCTACATCGTGGAGGGCGAGACTCAACCGCGTACACGATTGACCGACTGGGAACTGGCAACACGCTTGTCATACTTTTTGTGGAGTTCCATGCCCGACAACGAACTATTCGATGCGGCAGGCGGTGGAGCGTTGTCTGGAGACGAATTAGCCACGCAAGTGGATCGCATGCTGGCGGATCCCAAAGTCGATCGGTTCGTTAAAGATTTTCCGCGGCAATGGTTGCAATTGCATCGTTTGGGAATGTTTCCGCCCGATGGCAAGTTGTACCCAGACTATGACGTGTGGCTGGAAACCAGCATGCATGAAGAAGTCGTTCACTACTTTCGCGAGATGTTTACCGGTAACCTGCCCATCGACGCGTTCCTCAAGTCCGACTGGACGATGGTCAACCCGCGACTTTGCGAGTTTTACGGATTGCCCGAACCGAGCACCTCAGGCGTGCAGCGGGTGTCGTTGCGACAAGAGGACCATCGTGGCGGGCTGTTGACGATGGGTGCGATCCTCGGCCTGACCTCCGACGGCACTCGACATCGTCCGGTGCATCGTGGGGTCTGGGTTAGCGAAGCCATCTTTGGAAAAACGCCTCCGCCCCCGCCGGCAAATGTCGACCCGATCGAGCCGAATCCGCCCAGCAGTCCCAAGGCAACCATTCGACAGAAGATTGAAGCCCATGCGCAGAACGCGAACTGTGCCGCTTGTCATCGCAATGTCGATCCGCTCGGACTGGCATTCGATCAATTCGATGCGATTGGACAATGGCGAACACACGAACGAGTCGATCAAGGTACCGGCGAAGATCCGCCGGTGAATGCAAGTGGCGTCATGCCCGACGGTCGTGCATTCAGCGATGCGGAGCAATTCAAACAACTACTCCTGGACGACCGCGACTCATTCCTGAAAGCCTTCGTCGAACACCTGTGCACGTACGGTTTGCGTCGCGTCATGACGGTGGACGATCGTGAGGACATCCAGGCAATCGTGAACGAAGCAAAGCAAAACCACTATCAATTGAAAGACATCGTCCGCGCCGTCGCCTTGTCCGAACTGTTTCGGAAGCGTTAAGAGTCCCTCCAACTCCCTTGAGAACCTTGACATGAACCCATCCTGGATGATCGACCGGCGGCATGCCTTGCGTGGCCTGGGTAGCTTCATTGCCTTACCGCTGTTGAACTGCATGCGTCTCGCCGGCGCAGCGGAAGGGGAGACCCCACGACGAAGTGCATTCATCTACATTCCCAACGGCGTCAATACGCTCGACTATCAGATCACCTCGCCTGGTGAAGGATACGAGTTTTCGCGGTCACTGATGCCGTTGGAAAAGCATCGCGCCGTCATCACTCCGATCAGCGGGCTGCATCATCCGGGTGGATTGGGACATCATCACAACTGCCAAAAGATCTGGCTCACCGGAGGACATCTCGGTCCGACGGATCGCAATACCATTTCGGTCGATCAGCAAATGGCCGAGGTGACTTCACCGCATACGCGTTTTCATTCGTTGGAGATCGCCAACAAAGGCGAATCATTGGCGTGGACGGCGGACGGAATCCGGCTTCCCGGGATGAGCCGATGCAGCGAAATCTTTGCTCATCTGTTCGAGGAACCCAAGAACGGCACGGCAGCGCAACGCCGATCCCTGCGACGAAAGGTCAGCGTGCTGGACGCGAATTTGGAGGAAGTCCGCTCGCTGGAGCGAAAAATGGGGGTGGAGGACAAAGGGCGAATGAATCAGTACATGACTGCCGTTCGTGAAACCGAAATTCGCACCAAGCGCGCTGATGCTTGGTTGGATGTCCCTCGTCCAGAGATCTCTGACGCCGACCGAAAGCGTAATGAACGCGATGTCCCTCAAACGCAGGCGGGAGACTATTTCCGGACGGTTTACGATCTGATCATCTTGGCTTTTCAAACAGATGCGACGCGTGTGGTGACCTTCAGCAGTGGCTTGGAGGGTCAGGGGCTTGCGATTCCCGAGTTGGGGATTTCACAATCGCGTCACGAACTCAGCCATCACAATGGGGACGCAGGGCACATGGAAAAGCTCACACAGAGCGACACCTTCAGCGTCGAACAATTCAGCTACTTCCTGACGCGTCTGGCCGAGACACCTGATTTCAACGGGCGTCCTTTGTTAGACACGACCATGTCCTTGTTCGGCAGCGGCATGGCCTACGGTCACAGTCATGGCAACGCCAACTTGCCGCTGGTGTTGGCCGGTGGAACAGGTTGTGGGCTCATGCACGGCCGCCACGTGGATCTCAACCAAGGTCACTTTGACGGCTATCAACTCGATGAACCTGGCAAACACTACCACCTGTGTAGTCGACCGGCCAACAGTAATGCTCACATGAGCAACCTATTGTTGACGATGGCGCAGAAAATGGGTGTGGAGACGGATCGCTTTGGTGACAGCAACGGTGAATTGGATCTGTGATGCATCAAACAAAAATGATCCAGTCGCTTGCGTTTCACACAAGTCTAGCGTGCTTGATTTGTGTTTCGCTGTTTATCGGATCGCTACACGCCGAGGAACCGTACCGACCTAAGCCGGGTGAGTTTCCGAGTCTGGAGGAATCCAAAGCCTTCCGAGGCGAATTGGTCTTTGTCGATCATGTGAATCGACGAGGCAGCCTGCGACTGCATGTGGACGGCCACTACCAGGAAGGTCGACTTCATCATTTCGCCATGCTGCCCTATGGAATGATTCGCTACCGTGGTGCCCCTGCCGATTTGCGAGACATTCCCATTGGAACGGTTCTTTACGGTCGCTTTTTCTTGCCTCCCGATCCAAAGAACTCTGCTGTTCCCAATGGAAAGGGAAACGACAAAACTGCCCCGGCGGAAAATCACGCGATCCTGTTGGAAGACGGGCCGAGCCTTTGTTTGCGAGAAGGCAAATCTTGGAAGCTCAGGTCGGTCGACATCAAGAACGGCGAAGGTGATTTGGTCGCGAGCCTGCATCGAGAGGACGACGGCGATGGTTTGGGCGGCGAACATAAGTTGACCATCGACAGATCCACACGTATCTGGCGTGGACGGGAGCTACTGGGGACGGACGAACTGACGGCGGATGGGACTTGGCCTGCCGAGGGGCAAAAAGAACTGAGCGGTCAGCCTGTCCAGCTCGCTCTGACTTGGCATCCACGCTATCTCTACCAACAGTTTCATGTCGCCGACATTTGGCTCGATGAAACGGCCATGACGGTCGCGACAGAACGCGTTCGTCAGCGCCACATTCGACACATCCGAACGCGTTGGATGCCTGCGATGGTGGACTCCATCGAATACGGACAATTTGGTCACGCCATTGTGACGACAACCTTGTTCGGTGGCATCGACGAGTCACTCTACGCGGACTTCAAACCCGGCACCAGTGGCAAGATGGCTGCGGCGGAGGACACATTGCGGACTTGGTGGCCCGACCACGACGGAATGGACGGCATGATCGTCGGAGTCGACACATCACCACGGAATCCGCCGCTGGGTAGCAGTGGGATCCAAATCGGGTTCAAAGTCCCACTGATCTTGGAAGGTTTCCGGCCTGGACGAATCGTCCGCATTCGCGCTCAGGGCTGGCCCAATGTCAAACCGCCCGTCGAGGAGCGGGTGCGAGGTTTCGAGGACCGCTGGCCCAGCCCTGAGGTGTTTCAGGACTGACGCAGGGTTACAAGCCGACGTCACCCTGAACGGATTTCACAAGGAACCGCCCAGCATAAGGATGGTTTTTCGAACACGTCGATCGCTCAATCACCGCGTTTGAAACCTGATATTGGACGCCGGGATCTCTAGCCACTAGAATAAGGTCCACTCCCACCATGGCGATTCCCCCCCCCGAATCGCTCCGAGTCCCCCGCCTTTGACTCTCCAAACCATGCCACAACGTCTCGACGATCCTGCTGCGCGTTGGTTAAGAGAAGGATTCTCTCGACGCGGCGATATGACTTCCACGAGCGAGAGGGCGCAAGGGAAATTCTGGCGCATCCCATTACGGAGCTGGGGGATCGCTGCTGGATTCTTGATGGTTGTTCTCAGCATTCAAACTGTACGCGCAGAGACTCCGTCGGTTGATTTTGTCAACGACATCATGCCGGTGCTGACCAAGGCGAGTTGCAATACCGGCGTCTGTCATGCCAAGGCTGGTGGAGGTCAAAACGGATTCGAGCTTTCCTTGCTCGGATTTGAGCCCCAAGACGACTACACGCACTTGGTGCGAGGCGGTCGTGGGCGGCGTGTCTTTCCTGCCGCGCCCGAGCTGAGTTTGATTCTGCAAAAAGCGTCAGGCGAAATCCCTCACGGAGGTGGCATCCGACTGTCAAAAGATTCCAGTGGTTACCGACTGCTGCATCAATGGATTGAGCAGGGAATGCCAGCTTCCCCAGAAAACAACACCCAGGTCACCTCCGTGGAAGTTGACCCGCCCGCGGCAATCCTGAAACCCAAC from Stieleria varia carries:
- a CDS encoding alpha/beta hydrolase → MISLRDTCLLFAALVFTSTVHAVEPKTIDVWPDLAPMETSRETGVKSPPRPEEDPPITRLVNIRRPTMDVFLPDNPCGTAVVILPGGGFGKVVPDKEGSEAAIWLNQLGIAAFVLNYRTNESTPAGEPAYLRPLQDAQRAISLVRANANQWNIDPTRVGVLAFSAGGQVGAYLHTATKSAYDAIDEVDQKSWKPDFSLLVYPWQVTDDSGELKPGIVLTSECKPAFIVHTHDDRSTSIGSVLIYAGLKKSGVSAELHIYQNGGHGYGMRSVQGSDIGTWPDRATDWLLIRKLGVR
- a CDS encoding 3-keto-disaccharide hydrolase, with amino-acid sequence MSASLLRLFTVSFLLLAGSVAGAADGKWESLFDGKTLKGWDKVGSEDSEWSVKEGLLTGSGQASMLVYSTRPYKNFRYRAEIKINDGGNSGMYFRTTPKPGFTDGYEAQIDSTHSDPIRTGSIYGMCHVYQQHVKPDTWFHYEIEVRDDVWRGREMTRIKVTIDGNELYEYLDFDKTFKEGHFAFQQHDPGSIVHIRKVEVMELP
- a CDS encoding sialate O-acetylesterase, yielding MKTQLFANPLVAFICVACVFCSTASAQSLPLVHPLFTDHMVLQRDIETPVWGWTTPGEKISVECAGHSANATADADGRWMAKLAALPAGGPHELTVTGPSSITISDVLVGDVWICSGQSNMEWSVQISNNAAAEIAAADHPKLRLFTVPKRVSTEPQQTVNAQWQLCTPQTVPQFSAVGYYFGRDLQRELNVPIGLIHTSWGGTIAEAWTSAESLNTMEDFRPAVSAFQQMAEAQKNGTNSLDAAMAKWWNDNDPGSKQSWSRPDAATDAWKEMTVPGNWEDRGLGQFDGIVWFQKEFELSEAAAAKDAVLHLGPIDDRDTTWVNGKQVGSMNEWLPSRDYKLPAGTLKAGRNVIAIRVLDTGGGGGLHGQPDQLRVEIPGGESVALAGQWKYSVSTPLEKTSPVPQQLNSNPNVVTVLYNGMLAPLVPYAIKGAIWYQGESNAGRARQYRTLLPTMIHDWRQQFGVGDFPFLVVQLANFMKVQEQPVEGGWADLREAQSLTARNDENVGLALAIDIGEANDIHPRNKQEVGRRLALSALGIAYDKEVVYSGPEYASADFRDGKAIVKFNHVGGGLKAKGDKLIGFAIAGEDKKFVWGDAVVQGDTVVVSSPAVPQPTAVRYGWANNPTCNLYNAADLPASPFRTDED
- a CDS encoding PQQ-binding-like beta-propeller repeat protein, which gives rise to MRLPSALLLSVLCLTLSPAWGEDWPAWRGPRGDGTSMEASAATKWNGETGEGVVWKVPVPGVGHSSPIVHGQNVFVTTCLLDDQKRELLCFDTESGDLRWQKTVIDAPLEKKHKLNSFASGTPATDGSLVYVTFLENTNQDAADSDAETASGNMVVAAYDFDGNQEWLVRPGQFSSVHGYCSSPLLFESLVIVNGDHDGDSYVVALDRNTGQTVWKTPRRHKTRSYVTPLLREVNGQPHIVFSGSKQITSLNPRDGSTWWTVEGPTEQFVASMVDDADKYYMSAGFPTHHVMGIRKDGSGDVTDTHVAWHSTEAKSYVPSPVVAGNHLYVADDRGIAHCFNTETGEQVWRERMSPHFSASLVTTGSLVYFLSDEGVMTIVRSGDAFDVVSENPLGQRAFASPAISNGQIYLRGETDLFRIGNDKP
- a CDS encoding UPF0158 family protein, with amino-acid sequence MYETTYGDRVLRGAEARLIAHAAWRFTDDLRNHVPSDGRADMNRGDSVIFEALSPEQKIVMIDRVTLYLLDETVDAPPCTALLDATIAALYRQVYDSVNIEIDLDHTSSTSGPEGTLEREQVIEAYLVNADVEDPDFEAPDPECQDLSIWQGIIDSLRDRVLQDEDWLLESPLMDIDPDESHAVRQIAGIDRDYFTDIAPDADVEQAALAWSNMLKRLTGERVETWRFGGHIPGPLEQDLPPPLDVLRFDDENESFHEEQVSTADWEQLEPVLLSDVIEEMQCGNSEWSSFVNKRTGKVIGLPADIFSYLEDEAAGDSTGYFGNGTDEMLQEAREIEESNDYEPLPSSYDIHEWEIMREFCESLPNEEDREQLENAIHGKGAFRKFKEAVRELSMEFEWFQFRDWKFELIAIRWLEENSIQWVRERVAPDEPPF
- a CDS encoding DUF1592 domain-containing protein; the encoded protein is MNVILRLFLIVLPMVASAATVSAAESFESFLNTHCLRCHGPEKVERDLRIDQLSRDFKVGADSHLWAEIVERINAGEMPPAEEPQPTEDEIASVVTQLDARIREGRAARMATRPPVAHYRLSRREYQNTVYDLLGVRYDPTQPGELNADPLWQGYERIGALLSLSPSHVERYYRAAEIVLDRAFPQQSVTSQTIRKTAAEIRYGGGKQQQEYLDRFGIKRPLRALIFPGRLQAALRPNWLGRVGPEHSGLYRARIQVSGIRPPGGQRAHLRIGQSTGEATNEGLIELDVLAPEDQPEIIEFEVFLEMPASLDFNVVVTDIISRDKGGHHRNILGGSNYIFTHTSETQLLNPTGPKLFDESGNGIFSFVLLDWIEWEGPIESDTERATRVGLFPPNDASLDTVTDHLQRFAQRAWRRPVNPTELQHYLNAYETELAAGESVSSAYRVALLGVLTSRNFAYIVEGETQPRTRLTDWELATRLSYFLWSSMPDNELFDAAGGGALSGDELATQVDRMLADPKVDRFVKDFPRQWLQLHRLGMFPPDGKLYPDYDVWLETSMHEEVVHYFREMFTGNLPIDAFLKSDWTMVNPRLCEFYGLPEPSTSGVQRVSLRQEDHRGGLLTMGAILGLTSDGTRHRPVHRGVWVSEAIFGKTPPPPPANVDPIEPNPPSSPKATIRQKIEAHAQNANCAACHRNVDPLGLAFDQFDAIGQWRTHERVDQGTGEDPPVNASGVMPDGRAFSDAEQFKQLLLDDRDSFLKAFVEHLCTYGLRRVMTVDDREDIQAIVNEAKQNHYQLKDIVRAVALSELFRKR